The following proteins come from a genomic window of Mustela lutreola isolate mMusLut2 chromosome 6, mMusLut2.pri, whole genome shotgun sequence:
- the NHSL1 gene encoding NHS-like protein 1 isoform X3 has product MKKEGSFRLKSNSGSLSRAVSWINFSSLSRQTKRLFRSDGELSVCGQQVEADDENWNYRTQPRKAVSNLDEESRWTVHYTAPWHQQENVFLPTTRPPCVEDLHRQAKLNLKSVLRECDKLRRDGYRSSQYYSQGPTFAANASPLCDDYQDEDEETDQKCSISSSEEERLISIRRPKTPTSSDFSDLNTQTNWTKSLPLPTPEEKMRQQAQTVQADVVPINITGENFDRQASLRRSLIYTDTLVRRPKKVKRRKTITGIPDNIQKELASGTGQDDVGGHSVYTPDHYSTLGRLDSSRSAGQRSETRDSSCQTEEVKVVPPSMRRIRAQKGQGIAAQMSHFSGSSGNMSVLSDSAGIVFPSRLNSDAGFHSLPRSGARASVQSLEPRLGALGPTEDLDGPYAYHSDHPQVDENLGHLGGASRTGMLLRPKSQELRPFENVISPACVVSPHATYSTSIIPNATLSSSSEIIIIHTAQSSGQLDSKITSSSSYTKIKSRDHLLSRHASKEDHQPPSGNWTEGHPSILSQALGPHSPAATTLLSLCDSAVSLNMPAHQENGSQAMSYNCKNHLSSPAHAQDMDGKSESSYSGGTGPGSSEPWEYSASGNGQASPLKAHGATGYSTPGSNVSSCSLDQTSTKDDARSLYSEEHDSYYTSMQPDPGCRSGNQNSSDGFGNPRHSVVNVFDGRAQKNQGDRSHFRDKSLSRNISLKKAKKPPLPPSRTDSLRRIPKKGIQSNGQALNESLIASLQHSLQLNLPGKGGSSPSQSPCSDFEEPWLPRSRSQSTVSGGSSMTSATTPNVYSLCGATPSQSDTSSVKSEYTDPWGYYIDYTGMQEDPGHASGGCSASSGALAGNGPVHHIHEGARTMMPQVPGGSIKPKITSPEKSHRVTSPSSGYSSQSNTPTALTPVPVFLKSASPANGKGKTKPKVPERKSSLISSVSISSSSTSLSSNTSTEGGGTMKKLDSVLASPPAAAPLPSPPSPCPADKSPFLPPPPPLADSPNGALPQSPLFPPPPPEALTPFSPPSSACFPPPHRALSPLTLGAPASLPPAPASGPSSVPPPAPPLDPKWMKDARPSLKKSAQPECSREAFRQPPNKEEGSRPPMPLITTEALQMVQLRPVKKHSGTEQALLYEQVSQEKLTPVVPQYHLKPSAFMKSRNSINEMESESQPASVTSSPPTPAKSLSQGHQDSAAERGLPSRSPGSAGESEAGPDPRATPLQEPPGPSPSRKPPPISKKPKLFLVVPPPQRDFTAEPAENVSGASPIPTRGEATESCRARAGAEETGSGSLVLEGGAAGAASPDRVKANVPMVQPDVSPAPTREEPGAENGADGGGSVESCLSLQDGGPGVPEPDTAGSSSEASDFLREEGSDEVMTPSRPRTTEDLFAAIHRSKRKVLGRKDSDDDHSRNHSPSPPVTPTGAAPSLASPKQVGSIQRSVRKSSTSSDNFKALLLKKGSRSDTSARMSAAEMLKNTDPRFQRSRSEPSPDTPESPSSCSPSKNRRAQEEWAKNEGLMPRSLSFSGPRYGRSRTPPSAASSRFSVRNRIQSSPMTVISEGEGEALEPVDNRAHWALDTARGCSLDGLVGGETDRGSLLYGGEPAASLQVQGPSPTDGPVRTEGADPAEQSGGPLREES; this is encoded by the exons AATGTGACAAACTGAGGCGGGATGGCTACCGAAGTTCTCAGTACTACTCCCAGGGACCCACCTTTGCAGCCAATGCCAGCCCACTCTGTGATGATTATCAGgatgaagatgaagaaacagatcaAAAG TGTTCTATTTCTTCATCAGAAGAAGAAAGACTTATTTCCATCAGGAGACCTAAAACGCCAACCTCAAGTGACTTCTCTGACCTTAATACTCAAACAAATTGGACCAAGTCACTTCCCTTGCCAACACCAGAAGAGAAGATGCGACAGCAAGCCCAGACGGTCCAGGCTGATGTGGTTCCCATTAACATAACTG GGGAGAATTTCGATCGCCAGGCCAGCCTTCGGCGGTCTCTAATTTACACAGACACTCTGGTAAGACGACCGAAGAAAGTCAAAAGGAGAAAGACTATTACAGGAATCCCTGACAACATACAGAAGGAGCTAG CATCAGGCACGGGCCAAGATGATGTTGGGGGTCACTCAGTATACACCCCAGACCACTACTCTACACTAGGAAGGCTTGATAGCTCTCGGTCTGCTGGGCAGCGCTCAGAAACCAGGGACTCCAGCTGTCAGACTGAGGAAGTGAAAGTTGTACCACCTTCCATGAGAAGAATCAGGGCACAGAAGGGCCAAGGCATTGCTGCCCAGATGAGCCACTTCTCAGGCTCCTCTGGGAACATGTCTGTGTTGAGCGATTCTGCGGGCATTGTATTCCCTTCCCGGCTCAACAGTGATGCTGGTTTCCACAGTCTCCCACGTTCTGGGGCAAGGGCGAGTGTTCAGTCCCTGGAGCCACGGCTGGGAGCCCTGGGCCCCACAGAAGACCTGGATGGCCCTTACGCCTACCACAGCGATCACCCACAAGTAGATGAAAACTTAGGACATTTaggaggagcctcaaggactgGAATGCTTTTGAGGCCCAAGTCCCAGGAGCTGAGGCCTTTTGAGAATGTAATCAGCCCAGCATGTGTGGTCTCTCCTCACGCCACCTACTCCACCAGCATCATCCCAAATGCCACACTCTCTTCCTCCTCGGAGATTATTATTATTCACACTGCTCAGAGTTCAGGACAGCTGGACAGCAAAATTACCAGCTCCTCttcgtacacaaagataaaatccagAGACCACCTCCTCTCCAGGCATGCTAGTAAAGAGGACCATCAGCCTCCCAGTGGGAACTGGACAGAGGGTCACCCCAGCATTCTTTCACAGGCCTTAGGTCCCCATTCCCCCGCTGCAACCACGCTGTTGTCGCTCTGTGACTCAGCGGTCTCTCTTAATATGCCAGCACATCAGGAGAATGGATCCCAAGCCATGAGCTATAACTGTAAAAACCACCTGAGCTCTCCAGCCCACGCCCAGGACATGGATGGCAAGAGTGAGTCCAGTTACTCTGGAGGTACGGGGCCCGGCAGCTCCGAGCCCTGGGAATACAGTGCCTCTGGTAACGGGCAGGCATCCCCATTGAAGGCACATGGGGCAACTGGCTACTCCACTCCTGGGAGTAACGTGAGCAGCTGCAGTTTGGACCAGACATCCACCAAAGATGATGCCAGGTCCTTGTATTCAGAGGAGCATGATAGCTACTACACGTCTATGCAGCCTGACCCGGGATGCAGATCTGGAAACCAGAACAGTAGCGATGGCTTTGGGAACCCCAGGCACAGTGTGGTCAACGTGTTTGATGGGAGAGCTCAGAAAAACCAAGGGGACCGGTCACATTTCCGTGACAAGTCTCTCTCGCGGAATATCTCTCTGAAAAAAGCGAAGAAGCCGCCTCTGCCACCCTCGAGGACGGACTCCCTGCGCAGGATTCCCAAGAAAGGCATCCAGTCAAACGGGCAGGCGCTGAACGAGAGCCTGATCGCCTCGCTCCAGCACTCGCTGCAGCTGAACCTCCCGGGCAAGGGCGGCAGCTCACCCTCGCAGAGCCCCTGCAGTGACTTCGAAGAGCCTTGGCTGCCTCGCTCTCGCAGCCAGAGCACGGTGAGCGGGGGCAGCAGCATGACCTCGGCCACCACCCCCAACGTCTACTCCCTGTGCGGGGCCACGCCATCGCAGAGCGACACGAGCAGCGTCAAGTCGGAGTACACGGACCCCTGGGGTTACTACATTGACTACACCGGCATGCAGGAAGACCCCGGGCACGCCAGCGGGGGCTGCTCGGCCAGCAGCGGGGCGTTGGCCGGGAACGGGCCAGTCCACCATATCCACGAGGGAGCCAGGACCATGATGCCCCAAGTGCCTGGTGGCTCCATCAAACCAAAGATCACATCGCCGGAGAAATCCCACAGGGTCACTTCTCCGTCCAGTGGGTATTCCAGCCAGTCCAACACACCCACAGCACTCACCCCCGTGCCTGTGTTTTTAAAGTCAGCGTCACCAGCGAACGGGAAGGGGAAGACCAAGCCCAAGGTGCCAGAAAGGAAGTCCTCTCTGATATCTTCAGTCTCCATCTCCTCCTCGTCCACGTCTCTGTCTTCCAACACTTCCACGGAAGGAGGCGGGACCATGAAGAAGCTGGATTCGGTGCTGGCGTCTCCCCCTGCCGctgcccctcttccttctcctccctcaccaTGTCCTGCGGACaagtctcctttccttcctcctcccccgcctTTAGCGGATTCCCCCAACGGCgctctgcctcagtctcccctcttcccccctccGCCGCCTGAAGCTCTcactcccttctctccccccTCCAGCGCGTGCTTTCCTCCTCCCCACAGGGCACTTAGCCCCCTTACTCTGGGTGCCCCTGCTTCCCTGCCGCCTGCCCCCGCTTCCGGACCCTCCTCAGTTCCCCCGCCTGCCCCACCCCTTGaccccaaatggatgaaagatgccaggccttctttgaaaaaatctGCCCAGCCAGAATGCTCCCGGGAGGCCTTCCGGCAGCCTCCTAACAAGGAGGAGGGCAGCAGACCCCCCATGCCCCTGATAACCACCGAAGCGTTGCAGATGGTACAGTTGAGGCCCGTGAAAAAGCACTCAGGAACCGAGCAAGCACTGTTATATGAACAAGTATCTCAGGAAAAACTAACTCCGGTTGTTCCCCAGTATCATTTAAAGCCATCTGCTTTCATGAAATCCCGAAATAGCATAAATGAAATGGAGAGTGAAAGCCAGCCTGCCTCTGTGACAAGCTCGCCGCCGACTCCTGCCAAGAGCTTGAGTCAGGGTCACCAGGACAGTGCAGCCGAGCGTGGCCTCCCGAGCCGCAGCCCGGGCAGCGCCGGGGAGTCAGAGGCTGGGCCGGACCCCAGGGCCACCCCGCTGCAGGAGCCCCCCGGCCCTTCACCCAGCAGGAAGCCGCCCCCCATTTCCAAGAAGCCCAAACTGTTCCTCGTGGTGCCGCCTCCGCAGAGAGATTTCACAGCGGAGCCCGCGGAGAACGTGAGCGGAGCATCACCCATTCCCACGAGGGGAGAGGCAACAGAGAGTTGTAGAGCCAGGGCTGGTGCTGAGGAGACGGGCTCTGGCAGCTTGGTTCTCGAGGGAGGAGCCGCAGGAGCCGCGTCCCCGGATAGAGTGAAAGCCAATGTCCCCATGGTGCAGCCCGATGTCTCGCCAGCCCCCACGCGGGAGGAGCCAGGTGCCGAGAACGGTGCAGACGGTGGAGGCAGCGTGGAGAGCTGCCTGTCGCTCCAGGACGGAGGGC CTGGGGTGCCAGAGCCTGACACAGCTGGTTCTTCCTCTGAAGCCAGTGACTTCCTTAGGGAAGAAGGGAGTGATGAGGTGATGACCCCCAGTAGACCCCGGACCACAGAAGACCTTTTTGCAGCTATTCACAG ATCCAAGAGGAAAGTCCTCGGCCGTAAAGATTCAGATGACGATCACTCCCGGAAccattctccttcccctccagtgACACCCACCGGTGCTGCCCCCAGCCTGGCGTCCCCAAAACAAGTGGGCTCAATTCAGAGAAGCGTCCGTAAAAGCAGCACCAGCAGTGACAACTTCAAAGCTCTGCTGCTAAAAAAGGGGAGTCGCTCAGACACCAGTGCCCGCATGTCTGCCGCCGAGATGCTAAAGAACACAGACCCTAGATTCCAGAGGTCAAGGTCAGAGCCTTCGCCAGACACCCCCGAGAGCCCATCCAGCTGCTCCCCAAGCAAGAACAGAAGGGCCCAGGAGGAGTGGGCCAAGAACGAAGGCTTGATGCCTCGGAGTCTGTCCTTCTCCGGCCCCCGGTACGGCCGCAGTCGGACCCCACCTTCTGCCGCCAGCAGCAGGTTCAGCGTGCGGAACCGGATCCAGAGCAGCCCCATGACCGTTATCTCGGAAGGCGAAGGGGAGGCCCTGGAGCCAGTAGACAACAGGGCTCATTGGGCCCTGGACACGGCAAGGGGGTGTTCCCTGGATGGACTGGTAGGGGGTGAAACAGACCGGGGAAGCCTGCTCTATGGTGGGGAGCCCGCCGCCTCCTTGCAGGTGCAGGGTCCCAGCCCCACAGATGGGCCGGTCCGCACCGAGGGCGCAGATCCAGCAGAACAGAGTGGAGGTCCTCTGCGGGAAGAGAGCTAG
- the NHSL1 gene encoding NHS-like protein 1 isoform X1, translating to MPFHQRAVEPARLRRPEAAGAAGAPLFRSLEQVSSHALVCLLAQLADLSRCAGDIFGELEGQAAALGRRTAALHRRLDALHAAVARLDHRRVKIPVSNLDEESRWTVHYTAPWHQQENVFLPTTRPPCVEDLHRQAKLNLKSVLRECDKLRRDGYRSSQYYSQGPTFAANASPLCDDYQDEDEETDQKCSISSSEEERLISIRRPKTPTSSDFSDLNTQTNWTKSLPLPTPEEKMRQQAQTVQADVVPINITGENFDRQASLRRSLIYTDTLVRRPKKVKRRKTITGIPDNIQKELASGTGQDDVGGHSVYTPDHYSTLGRLDSSRSAGQRSETRDSSCQTEEVKVVPPSMRRIRAQKGQGIAAQMSHFSGSSGNMSVLSDSAGIVFPSRLNSDAGFHSLPRSGARASVQSLEPRLGALGPTEDLDGPYAYHSDHPQVDENLGHLGGASRTGMLLRPKSQELRPFENVISPACVVSPHATYSTSIIPNATLSSSSEIIIIHTAQSSGQLDSKITSSSSYTKIKSRDHLLSRHASKEDHQPPSGNWTEGHPSILSQALGPHSPAATTLLSLCDSAVSLNMPAHQENGSQAMSYNCKNHLSSPAHAQDMDGKSESSYSGGTGPGSSEPWEYSASGNGQASPLKAHGATGYSTPGSNVSSCSLDQTSTKDDARSLYSEEHDSYYTSMQPDPGCRSGNQNSSDGFGNPRHSVVNVFDGRAQKNQGDRSHFRDKSLSRNISLKKAKKPPLPPSRTDSLRRIPKKGIQSNGQALNESLIASLQHSLQLNLPGKGGSSPSQSPCSDFEEPWLPRSRSQSTVSGGSSMTSATTPNVYSLCGATPSQSDTSSVKSEYTDPWGYYIDYTGMQEDPGHASGGCSASSGALAGNGPVHHIHEGARTMMPQVPGGSIKPKITSPEKSHRVTSPSSGYSSQSNTPTALTPVPVFLKSASPANGKGKTKPKVPERKSSLISSVSISSSSTSLSSNTSTEGGGTMKKLDSVLASPPAAAPLPSPPSPCPADKSPFLPPPPPLADSPNGALPQSPLFPPPPPEALTPFSPPSSACFPPPHRALSPLTLGAPASLPPAPASGPSSVPPPAPPLDPKWMKDARPSLKKSAQPECSREAFRQPPNKEEGSRPPMPLITTEALQMVQLRPVKKHSGTEQALLYEQVSQEKLTPVVPQYHLKPSAFMKSRNSINEMESESQPASVTSSPPTPAKSLSQGHQDSAAERGLPSRSPGSAGESEAGPDPRATPLQEPPGPSPSRKPPPISKKPKLFLVVPPPQRDFTAEPAENVSGASPIPTRGEATESCRARAGAEETGSGSLVLEGGAAGAASPDRVKANVPMVQPDVSPAPTREEPGAENGADGGGSVESCLSLQDGGPGVPEPDTAGSSSEASDFLREEGSDEVMTPSRPRTTEDLFAAIHRSKRKVLGRKDSDDDHSRNHSPSPPVTPTGAAPSLASPKQVGSIQRSVRKSSTSSDNFKALLLKKGSRSDTSARMSAAEMLKNTDPRFQRSRSEPSPDTPESPSSCSPSKNRRAQEEWAKNEGLMPRSLSFSGPRYGRSRTPPSAASSRFSVRNRIQSSPMTVISEGEGEALEPVDNRAHWALDTARGCSLDGLVGGETDRGSLLYGGEPAASLQVQGPSPTDGPVRTEGADPAEQSGGPLREES from the exons AATGTGACAAACTGAGGCGGGATGGCTACCGAAGTTCTCAGTACTACTCCCAGGGACCCACCTTTGCAGCCAATGCCAGCCCACTCTGTGATGATTATCAGgatgaagatgaagaaacagatcaAAAG TGTTCTATTTCTTCATCAGAAGAAGAAAGACTTATTTCCATCAGGAGACCTAAAACGCCAACCTCAAGTGACTTCTCTGACCTTAATACTCAAACAAATTGGACCAAGTCACTTCCCTTGCCAACACCAGAAGAGAAGATGCGACAGCAAGCCCAGACGGTCCAGGCTGATGTGGTTCCCATTAACATAACTG GGGAGAATTTCGATCGCCAGGCCAGCCTTCGGCGGTCTCTAATTTACACAGACACTCTGGTAAGACGACCGAAGAAAGTCAAAAGGAGAAAGACTATTACAGGAATCCCTGACAACATACAGAAGGAGCTAG CATCAGGCACGGGCCAAGATGATGTTGGGGGTCACTCAGTATACACCCCAGACCACTACTCTACACTAGGAAGGCTTGATAGCTCTCGGTCTGCTGGGCAGCGCTCAGAAACCAGGGACTCCAGCTGTCAGACTGAGGAAGTGAAAGTTGTACCACCTTCCATGAGAAGAATCAGGGCACAGAAGGGCCAAGGCATTGCTGCCCAGATGAGCCACTTCTCAGGCTCCTCTGGGAACATGTCTGTGTTGAGCGATTCTGCGGGCATTGTATTCCCTTCCCGGCTCAACAGTGATGCTGGTTTCCACAGTCTCCCACGTTCTGGGGCAAGGGCGAGTGTTCAGTCCCTGGAGCCACGGCTGGGAGCCCTGGGCCCCACAGAAGACCTGGATGGCCCTTACGCCTACCACAGCGATCACCCACAAGTAGATGAAAACTTAGGACATTTaggaggagcctcaaggactgGAATGCTTTTGAGGCCCAAGTCCCAGGAGCTGAGGCCTTTTGAGAATGTAATCAGCCCAGCATGTGTGGTCTCTCCTCACGCCACCTACTCCACCAGCATCATCCCAAATGCCACACTCTCTTCCTCCTCGGAGATTATTATTATTCACACTGCTCAGAGTTCAGGACAGCTGGACAGCAAAATTACCAGCTCCTCttcgtacacaaagataaaatccagAGACCACCTCCTCTCCAGGCATGCTAGTAAAGAGGACCATCAGCCTCCCAGTGGGAACTGGACAGAGGGTCACCCCAGCATTCTTTCACAGGCCTTAGGTCCCCATTCCCCCGCTGCAACCACGCTGTTGTCGCTCTGTGACTCAGCGGTCTCTCTTAATATGCCAGCACATCAGGAGAATGGATCCCAAGCCATGAGCTATAACTGTAAAAACCACCTGAGCTCTCCAGCCCACGCCCAGGACATGGATGGCAAGAGTGAGTCCAGTTACTCTGGAGGTACGGGGCCCGGCAGCTCCGAGCCCTGGGAATACAGTGCCTCTGGTAACGGGCAGGCATCCCCATTGAAGGCACATGGGGCAACTGGCTACTCCACTCCTGGGAGTAACGTGAGCAGCTGCAGTTTGGACCAGACATCCACCAAAGATGATGCCAGGTCCTTGTATTCAGAGGAGCATGATAGCTACTACACGTCTATGCAGCCTGACCCGGGATGCAGATCTGGAAACCAGAACAGTAGCGATGGCTTTGGGAACCCCAGGCACAGTGTGGTCAACGTGTTTGATGGGAGAGCTCAGAAAAACCAAGGGGACCGGTCACATTTCCGTGACAAGTCTCTCTCGCGGAATATCTCTCTGAAAAAAGCGAAGAAGCCGCCTCTGCCACCCTCGAGGACGGACTCCCTGCGCAGGATTCCCAAGAAAGGCATCCAGTCAAACGGGCAGGCGCTGAACGAGAGCCTGATCGCCTCGCTCCAGCACTCGCTGCAGCTGAACCTCCCGGGCAAGGGCGGCAGCTCACCCTCGCAGAGCCCCTGCAGTGACTTCGAAGAGCCTTGGCTGCCTCGCTCTCGCAGCCAGAGCACGGTGAGCGGGGGCAGCAGCATGACCTCGGCCACCACCCCCAACGTCTACTCCCTGTGCGGGGCCACGCCATCGCAGAGCGACACGAGCAGCGTCAAGTCGGAGTACACGGACCCCTGGGGTTACTACATTGACTACACCGGCATGCAGGAAGACCCCGGGCACGCCAGCGGGGGCTGCTCGGCCAGCAGCGGGGCGTTGGCCGGGAACGGGCCAGTCCACCATATCCACGAGGGAGCCAGGACCATGATGCCCCAAGTGCCTGGTGGCTCCATCAAACCAAAGATCACATCGCCGGAGAAATCCCACAGGGTCACTTCTCCGTCCAGTGGGTATTCCAGCCAGTCCAACACACCCACAGCACTCACCCCCGTGCCTGTGTTTTTAAAGTCAGCGTCACCAGCGAACGGGAAGGGGAAGACCAAGCCCAAGGTGCCAGAAAGGAAGTCCTCTCTGATATCTTCAGTCTCCATCTCCTCCTCGTCCACGTCTCTGTCTTCCAACACTTCCACGGAAGGAGGCGGGACCATGAAGAAGCTGGATTCGGTGCTGGCGTCTCCCCCTGCCGctgcccctcttccttctcctccctcaccaTGTCCTGCGGACaagtctcctttccttcctcctcccccgcctTTAGCGGATTCCCCCAACGGCgctctgcctcagtctcccctcttcccccctccGCCGCCTGAAGCTCTcactcccttctctccccccTCCAGCGCGTGCTTTCCTCCTCCCCACAGGGCACTTAGCCCCCTTACTCTGGGTGCCCCTGCTTCCCTGCCGCCTGCCCCCGCTTCCGGACCCTCCTCAGTTCCCCCGCCTGCCCCACCCCTTGaccccaaatggatgaaagatgccaggccttctttgaaaaaatctGCCCAGCCAGAATGCTCCCGGGAGGCCTTCCGGCAGCCTCCTAACAAGGAGGAGGGCAGCAGACCCCCCATGCCCCTGATAACCACCGAAGCGTTGCAGATGGTACAGTTGAGGCCCGTGAAAAAGCACTCAGGAACCGAGCAAGCACTGTTATATGAACAAGTATCTCAGGAAAAACTAACTCCGGTTGTTCCCCAGTATCATTTAAAGCCATCTGCTTTCATGAAATCCCGAAATAGCATAAATGAAATGGAGAGTGAAAGCCAGCCTGCCTCTGTGACAAGCTCGCCGCCGACTCCTGCCAAGAGCTTGAGTCAGGGTCACCAGGACAGTGCAGCCGAGCGTGGCCTCCCGAGCCGCAGCCCGGGCAGCGCCGGGGAGTCAGAGGCTGGGCCGGACCCCAGGGCCACCCCGCTGCAGGAGCCCCCCGGCCCTTCACCCAGCAGGAAGCCGCCCCCCATTTCCAAGAAGCCCAAACTGTTCCTCGTGGTGCCGCCTCCGCAGAGAGATTTCACAGCGGAGCCCGCGGAGAACGTGAGCGGAGCATCACCCATTCCCACGAGGGGAGAGGCAACAGAGAGTTGTAGAGCCAGGGCTGGTGCTGAGGAGACGGGCTCTGGCAGCTTGGTTCTCGAGGGAGGAGCCGCAGGAGCCGCGTCCCCGGATAGAGTGAAAGCCAATGTCCCCATGGTGCAGCCCGATGTCTCGCCAGCCCCCACGCGGGAGGAGCCAGGTGCCGAGAACGGTGCAGACGGTGGAGGCAGCGTGGAGAGCTGCCTGTCGCTCCAGGACGGAGGGC CTGGGGTGCCAGAGCCTGACACAGCTGGTTCTTCCTCTGAAGCCAGTGACTTCCTTAGGGAAGAAGGGAGTGATGAGGTGATGACCCCCAGTAGACCCCGGACCACAGAAGACCTTTTTGCAGCTATTCACAG ATCCAAGAGGAAAGTCCTCGGCCGTAAAGATTCAGATGACGATCACTCCCGGAAccattctccttcccctccagtgACACCCACCGGTGCTGCCCCCAGCCTGGCGTCCCCAAAACAAGTGGGCTCAATTCAGAGAAGCGTCCGTAAAAGCAGCACCAGCAGTGACAACTTCAAAGCTCTGCTGCTAAAAAAGGGGAGTCGCTCAGACACCAGTGCCCGCATGTCTGCCGCCGAGATGCTAAAGAACACAGACCCTAGATTCCAGAGGTCAAGGTCAGAGCCTTCGCCAGACACCCCCGAGAGCCCATCCAGCTGCTCCCCAAGCAAGAACAGAAGGGCCCAGGAGGAGTGGGCCAAGAACGAAGGCTTGATGCCTCGGAGTCTGTCCTTCTCCGGCCCCCGGTACGGCCGCAGTCGGACCCCACCTTCTGCCGCCAGCAGCAGGTTCAGCGTGCGGAACCGGATCCAGAGCAGCCCCATGACCGTTATCTCGGAAGGCGAAGGGGAGGCCCTGGAGCCAGTAGACAACAGGGCTCATTGGGCCCTGGACACGGCAAGGGGGTGTTCCCTGGATGGACTGGTAGGGGGTGAAACAGACCGGGGAAGCCTGCTCTATGGTGGGGAGCCCGCCGCCTCCTTGCAGGTGCAGGGTCCCAGCCCCACAGATGGGCCGGTCCGCACCGAGGGCGCAGATCCAGCAGAACAGAGTGGAGGTCCTCTGCGGGAAGAGAGCTAG